DNA from Luteolibacter yonseiensis:
GTTGCCATTCCGTGCCGGCGGATTGGTTACGAAGCTGCGGTAGGGCTGTGCTTGATCCGGCTTTGCGATCGGCGTCGATAGTCACTTGCGATGGTCGGTATGATTCCGCATGAAGCGACCGGTCTCCGCGGGTTCTGGTGTGGAGAGATCCCAAATGGCGGACCGCAAGCGCCGTCTCTCCCACGAGGGTTTTTCGACGCGTTGTCCCACCGGCATCATGTGTGATGCTCTCCCTGACCGGGAAGAGGACGATTGATCCAACGGAACGACTGGCGGATGGCAAACGCCGAAGTCGGCAGCCGGGATCAAGCGTCGCCTGATTTCTGAAAGTAACGCTCCCCGCTGTGTCAGAAGGAATGCTCCGACCCTGCGGCAGTCGTTGCTCCATTGGGGGCAGCTTCCGCCAGCTGAAATGAGCGTTGATTTTTCTGAAGCCTTACCATTGCTCTGATCCGCCGCACTGGATCAATTCCCGGCTTGGTCGATAACTCTGCCAAATCCGGCGGGAAGCCTATCACTTTGATGAAGAGCCCACCCTTTCGCAGAGACGTATGAGGGCCAATCTTGAAACCGGAGTATTCCTGTCTTTTTCCATTTATTGGATTCACCTCGCTTTGAATCAATGAGTAAGGATGCATCTTGGCGTTTGCCCACCCTTAACATCCGCATGAATTCCTAGCATCCTGGACAAGTGTGAGGCAGGCGGTTTTCCGGTGACGGGAATAGAAAAGGGTGATTGACGGGAAGGGCGTCGGATTGCGACCGATCGGTGCCCACAGTGCCTGGATCGCCGGGACAAATCCCTCCGGAGGTGGTTCTTTCCCGGTTTGGTGGGATGTTTTGAGGGATTTTTATAAAAATCCGCAGGTTTGTTCAAAAAGGGCTTGCAGGGTTGCCCGCTATTCCTATGTTCGCCGCCCCCAAGCAGGGTACCCACGTGTTTCAGGCGAAATGCGTCATCGTGCTTGGGATAACCGAATCCATTTCATGAGCCGCATCAAGACACACGTCAAAAAAGGCGATCAAGTCGAAATCATCGCAGGCAGTCACAAAGGCAAGCGCGGCACCGTGCTCCTTGTGAACGCTGAAAAAGGCAAGGTCACCGTCGAAGGTGGCCGCCCGATCATCAAGGCGACAAAAGCCACTGAAGCCGACGCAGGTGGTCTCAAGACCATCGACGGCGCCGTCCACATCTCCAATGTCAAGAAAGTGGGCTGAAGCCAAAAGCTTCCGCCCGCGCTTAAGCGTCTGGGAAACCAGCGCTGACCCGCAAAGAAAATGAGCACACCAGCACTACAACAACACTACAAGGACAAGGTTGTCCCCGCGCTTCAGAAGAAGCTGGGCCACAAGAACGTCCATCAGATCCCACGTCTTGAAAAGATCGTGGTCACCTCCTGTATGGGAAAAGCCGCCGACCGCAAGGTCGCCGTTGACGACGCCGTCAACGAGATCCAGAAGATCACCGGCCAGCGCCCGTCCATCACCTACTCGAAGAAGGCCGTCGCCAACTTCAAGCTCCGTGAAGGTGAAGCCCTCGGAGCCCGCGTCACCCTCCGTGGCGCCCGCATGTGGGAATTCCTCCACCGCTTCATCAACATCACCTCGCCGAACATCCGCGACTTCCGTGGTATTTCCTCCAAGTCCTTCGACGGACGCG
Protein-coding regions in this window:
- the rplE gene encoding 50S ribosomal protein L5; this encodes MSTPALQQHYKDKVVPALQKKLGHKNVHQIPRLEKIVVTSCMGKAADRKVAVDDAVNEIQKITGQRPSITYSKKAVANFKLREGEALGARVTLRGARMWEFLHRFINITSPNIRDFRGISSKSFDGRGNYACGISDQSIFPEIEIDQIKRTIGFDLIFVTSAPTDAEGRELLTELGLPFRDMKKANETEAAAAN
- the rplX gene encoding 50S ribosomal protein L24, which translates into the protein MSRIKTHVKKGDQVEIIAGSHKGKRGTVLLVNAEKGKVTVEGGRPIIKATKATEADAGGLKTIDGAVHISNVKKVG